The following are encoded in a window of Candidatus Eisenbacteria bacterium genomic DNA:
- a CDS encoding class I SAM-dependent methyltransferase, producing MPSATTETPFDPARAEAFSGRLLGALNEGALCLMLSIGHRAGLLDAMRDRPPSTSEEIAKLASLNERYVREWLGAMVASRVVEVDGATMRYRLPAEHADFLTRAAGGDNIGVFAQYIGLLGGVEDDILECFRKGGGVPYERFGRFHSVMAEDSGQSVMSSLESHIVPLVPGLADRLAKGIRVLDVGCGSGRIMNRLAEIFPESRFRGVDFSKEAIGYARAEAERKGVRNITFEIADLSDFDESAPVAEYDLITTFDAVHDQAAPLRVLRGIHRALKPDGVYLMQDIRGSSHHHENVDHPIGTFLYTISCMHCMTVSLAQGGEGLGAMWGEQKTREYLERAGFRSVEKHELKHDIQNNWYVVRK from the coding sequence ATGCCGTCCGCGACCACCGAAACGCCGTTCGATCCCGCGCGAGCCGAAGCCTTCTCCGGCCGCCTTCTGGGCGCGCTCAACGAGGGTGCCCTCTGCCTCATGCTCTCGATCGGGCATCGCGCCGGTCTCCTCGACGCGATGCGCGACCGGCCGCCGTCCACGTCCGAGGAGATCGCAAAACTCGCCAGCTTGAACGAGCGCTACGTGCGCGAGTGGCTCGGGGCGATGGTGGCCTCGCGCGTGGTCGAGGTGGACGGCGCCACCATGCGGTACCGGCTGCCCGCCGAGCACGCGGACTTTCTCACGCGCGCCGCGGGAGGCGACAACATCGGCGTCTTCGCCCAGTACATCGGGCTCCTGGGCGGGGTCGAGGACGACATCCTCGAATGTTTCCGCAAGGGCGGGGGCGTTCCGTACGAGCGCTTTGGGAGATTCCACTCGGTCATGGCCGAGGACAGCGGCCAGTCCGTGATGTCCTCGCTGGAGTCGCACATCGTGCCCCTCGTGCCCGGCCTCGCGGATCGCCTCGCGAAAGGGATCCGGGTGCTGGACGTCGGGTGCGGGAGCGGGCGCATCATGAACCGCCTGGCGGAGATCTTCCCCGAGAGCCGCTTCCGCGGCGTCGACTTCTCGAAGGAAGCGATCGGGTACGCGCGCGCGGAGGCGGAGCGGAAGGGCGTCCGGAACATCACCTTCGAGATCGCCGACCTCTCGGACTTCGACGAGAGCGCGCCGGTCGCGGAGTACGATCTCATCACCACGTTCGACGCCGTGCACGACCAGGCGGCGCCGCTCCGCGTGCTGCGCGGGATCCACCGCGCGCTGAAGCCGGACGGGGTCTACCTCATGCAGGACATCCGCGGATCGAGTCACCATCACGAGAACGTGGACCACCCGATCGGGACGTTCCTCTACACGATCTCCTGCATGCACTGCATGACGGTGTCGCTCGCGCAGGGCGGTGAGGGGCTCGGCGCGATGTGGGGCGAGCAGAAGACGCGCGAGTACCTGGAGCGTGCGGGATTCCGCTCGGTGGAGAAGCACGAGCTGAAGCACGACATCCAGAACAACTGGTACGTCGTGCGGAAGTAG
- a CDS encoding SRPBCC family protein: MESIASTDRVMVRLGDREPEPLYELGEDERSTNVATLERVVCAAVGGKIVLDGLRQRSWRGVALAIAGGELLRRGWTGHCRLYEALGVSTAVDRALSLPGAPEDARETEHRVMIEAKFPEYLYRLWKQPETLGRVMEQFADVTWSGPDRAHWRVRTPLGKSFEWEAWTVEDREEQVIRWESLPGAEVPSDGAIEFLRVPGRGTEVVLRLRFDPPGGAIGDALAKLWGMSPATLAVRALDRFKELAEKSAT; encoded by the coding sequence ATGGAATCCATAGCCTCTACCGATCGCGTCATGGTCCGCCTCGGAGACCGAGAGCCCGAGCCTCTCTACGAGCTCGGGGAAGACGAGCGCTCCACCAACGTCGCGACCCTGGAGCGCGTGGTCTGCGCCGCGGTGGGCGGAAAGATCGTCCTGGACGGGCTCCGGCAGCGCTCCTGGCGCGGGGTGGCGCTCGCGATCGCCGGCGGCGAGCTCCTGCGACGCGGATGGACGGGACACTGCCGCCTCTACGAGGCTCTCGGCGTGAGCACCGCCGTGGACCGCGCCCTGAGCCTGCCCGGCGCGCCCGAGGATGCTCGGGAGACCGAGCACCGGGTCATGATCGAGGCGAAATTCCCCGAGTATCTCTATCGGCTCTGGAAGCAGCCCGAGACCCTCGGCCGGGTCATGGAGCAGTTCGCCGACGTCACCTGGAGCGGCCCCGACCGGGCGCACTGGCGCGTCCGGACGCCGCTCGGCAAGAGCTTCGAGTGGGAGGCTTGGACGGTGGAGGACCGCGAGGAGCAAGTGATCCGCTGGGAGTCGCTCCCCGGCGCCGAAGTTCCGAGCGACGGGGCCATCGAGTTCCTTCGCGTTCCCGGGCGGGGCACGGAAGTCGTGCTGCGGCTCCGATTCGATCCTCCCGGCGGAGCGATCGGCGACGCGCTCGCGAAGCTCTGGGGAATGTCGCCGGCGACCCTGGCCGTGCGCGCCCTCGACCGTTTCAAGGAGCTGGCGGAGAAGAGCGCCACCTGA
- a CDS encoding T9SS type A sorting domain-containing protein: MKTLLGIACAVMLLFGARAGAQTVCTSEATLEARAFVTGPWRIIPVGVGGPNLCLRFESVGGSYVNEQVDMTSITLTSLETGSVTSISCIAAKSAIEGDLDGNGVRELPAWFGQADLARLFDRIKGRVEVTAIVQGNLADGSTFCGPASLTLIHPKHHPRSLVTPNPFHAGGVLRVMTSRAGSLRARIFDLQGRLVSTLDHGHRTPGEHVIRVDGVDLAGRPLPSGIYFYVVETGDGATRGRFAIVN, from the coding sequence ATGAAGACACTTCTCGGGATTGCATGCGCCGTCATGCTGTTGTTCGGAGCCCGCGCCGGCGCCCAAACGGTGTGCACCTCGGAGGCCACGCTCGAGGCGAGAGCCTTCGTGACGGGCCCATGGCGCATCATTCCCGTGGGAGTGGGCGGGCCCAACCTCTGCCTGCGGTTCGAGTCGGTCGGTGGGAGCTACGTGAACGAGCAGGTGGACATGACCAGCATCACTCTCACTTCACTCGAGACCGGGTCCGTGACGAGCATCTCCTGCATTGCTGCCAAATCGGCGATCGAGGGGGACCTGGACGGCAATGGAGTCCGGGAGCTGCCCGCCTGGTTCGGCCAGGCGGATCTGGCGCGCCTCTTCGACCGGATCAAGGGGCGTGTCGAGGTGACCGCGATCGTCCAAGGCAATCTCGCCGACGGGTCGACGTTCTGCGGCCCCGCATCGCTCACCCTGATCCACCCGAAGCACCATCCCCGGTCCCTTGTGACACCGAACCCCTTCCATGCGGGAGGCGTTCTCCGAGTCATGACCTCGCGAGCGGGCTCACTCCGGGCGCGGATCTTCGATCTGCAAGGGCGCCTCGTCAGCACCCTGGATCACGGGCACAGAACGCCGGGGGAGCATGTCATCCGCGTGGATGGCGTGGACCTGGCGGGGCGGCCTCTTCCATCGGGGATCTACTTCTACGTGGTCGAGACGGGTGACGGGGCGACGCGGGGCCGGTTCGCCATCGTGAACTGA
- a CDS encoding M20/M25/M40 family metallo-hydrolase, which translates to MLDYARIDDFLDRNLDGSLNELSRLVAQPSVGAQNWGLQECAALVCEMLERRGFKAEVLATAGAPVVFGERTGKKPKTLLFYNHYDVQPPEPLELWTSPPFEPARRDGRMFGRGVSDDKGHIAARLFAIDAILETAGDLPCSVKFAIEGEEETSSRNLHAFVLKEKERLRADGCVWEFGYLDHEGTPLQILGLRGICYVELSVETASLDAHSGIGGSIFPNAAWRLTWALASLKGPDERIRIQGHYDDVKPPTERDRAWMAQVAETGELYRKIYGVRGFLKGMTGGPELRVAEVFEPTCTICGLNSGYQGAGSKTVLPARATAKVDFRLVPDMRPERVLKNLREHLDREGFEDVKITFLGGEPPGRTDPDDPLVKLVVDSAESVYGKKMQIVPMVGGSGPVHMFLHDLGLPVVTAGLGYPGTRAHAPDENIVIDHYLKHAKHVARILGEFAK; encoded by the coding sequence GTGCTCGACTACGCACGAATCGACGACTTCCTGGACCGGAACCTCGACGGGAGCCTGAACGAGCTGTCCCGGCTCGTGGCGCAGCCGAGCGTCGGAGCTCAGAACTGGGGCCTCCAGGAATGCGCGGCGCTGGTTTGCGAGATGCTGGAGCGGCGCGGCTTCAAGGCGGAAGTGCTCGCGACCGCGGGCGCGCCCGTGGTGTTCGGCGAGCGAACAGGGAAGAAGCCGAAGACCCTCCTCTTCTACAACCACTACGACGTTCAACCGCCCGAGCCGCTCGAGCTCTGGACCTCGCCTCCGTTCGAGCCCGCGCGGCGCGACGGCAGGATGTTCGGGCGCGGCGTGAGCGACGACAAGGGTCACATCGCCGCGCGGCTCTTCGCGATCGACGCAATCCTCGAGACCGCGGGCGATCTTCCGTGCTCGGTGAAGTTCGCGATCGAAGGGGAAGAGGAGACCTCGAGCCGCAACCTCCACGCGTTCGTGCTGAAGGAGAAGGAGCGCCTCAGAGCGGACGGATGCGTGTGGGAGTTCGGATATCTGGACCACGAGGGAACGCCGCTCCAGATCCTCGGTCTCCGCGGCATCTGCTACGTGGAGCTGAGCGTCGAGACCGCGTCCCTCGACGCGCACTCCGGGATCGGCGGCTCGATCTTCCCGAACGCGGCGTGGCGGCTGACGTGGGCGCTCGCGTCCCTCAAGGGACCGGACGAGCGAATCCGGATTCAGGGCCACTACGACGACGTGAAGCCTCCGACCGAACGCGACCGCGCGTGGATGGCGCAGGTGGCGGAGACCGGCGAGCTCTATCGCAAGATCTACGGCGTACGAGGCTTCTTGAAGGGAATGACTGGCGGCCCGGAGCTACGCGTCGCGGAGGTGTTCGAGCCGACGTGCACGATCTGCGGCCTGAACTCGGGCTATCAGGGTGCCGGCAGCAAGACCGTGCTTCCGGCGCGGGCCACCGCGAAGGTCGACTTCCGGCTCGTGCCGGACATGCGGCCCGAGCGCGTCCTGAAGAACCTTCGCGAGCATCTCGATCGCGAGGGGTTCGAGGACGTGAAGATCACGTTTCTCGGCGGGGAGCCTCCGGGACGAACCGATCCCGACGACCCGCTCGTGAAGCTGGTCGTCGACAGCGCGGAATCGGTCTACGGGAAGAAGATGCAGATCGTCCCGATGGTCGGCGGCTCCGGTCCGGTCCACATGTTCCTGCACGACCTCGGGCTGCCGGTCGTGACGGCCGGTCTCGGCTATCCGGGGACGCGGGCCCACGCGCCCGATGAGAACATCGTCATCGACCACTACCTGAAGCACGCGAAGCACGTCGCGAGGATCCTCGGCGAGTTCGCGAAGTAA